A genome region from Erigeron canadensis isolate Cc75 chromosome 3, C_canadensis_v1, whole genome shotgun sequence includes the following:
- the LOC122591926 gene encoding receptor-like protein 7, producing the protein MIGLFLYQNKIEGLVPEWIWNNSQETLHLIGLSNNFITGFHQNSQFLPWIHLEVFEISNNQLQGELVIPPQTTVVYDLSNNILIGEIPESICKLKSLRVLDLSSNNMTGTLPPCLGSYLSMSLLVLNLKGNNFHGPMISFVYGCLLKRIDFSENLFTGQVSRSLANCTNLEFLSLGDNSFQDLFSVWLGSLNELQVLTLRSNKFYGTIDQGLKNISSNFLKLRIIDLSRNNFSGELPGKSFQTWNAMKSVYVGNSSAMGFDLPFNTVPPFDFRYTMKLIHKGVKREYLKILNIFIAIDLCCNKFEGQIPHSLQDLHGLEFLNLSNNLLTGRILPSLGNLKNLESLDLSQNQLSGEISRQLLQLRFLSILNVSFNHLDGRIPQGNS; encoded by the coding sequence atgatagGCTTATTTCTTTACCAAAACAAAATTGAAGGCCTCGTACCAGAGTGGATTTGGAATAATAGCCAAGAAACATTACACTTGATTGGCCTTTCAAACAACTTCATAACAGGCTTTCATCAGAATTCCCAGTTTCTTCCATGGATCCATTTGGAAGTATTTGAAATCTCGAATAACCAGCTACAAGGAGAACTGGTAATACCACCACAAACCACTGTTGTTTATGATCTCTCAAACAATATTTTGATAGGAGAAATACCAGAATCGATATGCAAACTGAAATCCCTTCGTGTATTAGATTTATCATCTAACAACATGACTGGAACCCTCCCTCCATGTTTAGGCAGTTACCTAAGCATGTCTTTGCTGGTTTTGAACTTGAAAGGAAATAACTTTCATGGTCCAATGATTTCATTTGTGTATGGATGTCTCTTGAAAAGGATTGATTTTAGCGAAAATCTATTTACAGGTCAGGTGTCAAGATCATTGGCTAATTGTACCAACTTGGAGTTTCTTTCCCTTGGTGATAATTCTTTTCAAGATCTTTTCTCTGTTTGGTTGGGAAGTCTTAATGAGCTGCAAGTGCTTACTTTGAGGTCCAATAAATTCTACGGTACAATTGATCAAGGTCTCAAAAACATTAGCTCAAATTTTCTCAAGTTACGGATCATAGATCTTTCCAGAAACAATTTTAGTGGTGAATTACCCGGAAAATCCTTTCAAACTTGGAATGCAATGAAGTCAGTTTATGTTGGCAACTCGTCTGCTATGGGATTCGACCTTCCTTTCAATACAGTCCCACCTTTTGATTTTCGATACACAATGAAATTAATACACAAAGGTGTCAAGAGAGAatacttgaaaattttgaacattttcataGCCATTGATCTCTGTTGTAACAAATTTGAAGGGCAGATTCCACATTCACTTCAAGATCTTCATGGGCTTGAATTTCTTAATCTATCAAACAACCTTTTAACAGGCCGTATCTTGCCATCTTTAGGGAACCTAAAGAATCTTGAATCTTTGGATCTTTCTCAAAATCAACTATCAGGAGAAATTTCTAGACAACTGTTGCAACTTAGATTTCTTTCCATTTTAAACGTGTCGTTTAACCATCTTGATGGGCGCATACCTCAAGGAAACAGTTAA